CCAAGTTCAATCTATTGTAAAATTTCACAAGTTTGTAGTGATTATGAGAAAATCAAGTACAAATAATGACGGTTATATGGAACTCAATTTATGCAGCCTGAAGtcttatatttattcttaaatgattatttcctattttgttgttaaactttccttttttatagTGAAGATTTGATGGTGTGTCCCTGTCATCGCAACTCTTAGGAGGTGGGAtgagagaatcaggagttcaaggacatcttcacctatacagtgagtttgagaccagcctgggctacaggaaatgtactcttttatatattataagtGCCTcccaaaaatgttttcttctcttatgAAATGAGTATAATTataaacatttgtctttttttagtATTGcaagaaagacacaaacaaaaaagcccaaatGGATATCAAATGTTGCAAGTTTCCTTATCTATTACCTTTTTGGAAAATGCACAGTTCATTGAAATTCCCAAAACTGGTAATAGCGCTagaatatgatattttaaatgtatcttttagaGACTTGAATCCCATGAGTCATCACGGTACAAAGAACTTTCCTGAAGTAAAtaaaagttttccttctagtggcATCCTGCCAGAAAAGGGGGAGCCTGGCAAAGTCTGGGCTATTCCCACCAGGCTCTTCCCATAAAAGGACAAGAGCCTCACCTGGACCACACTAGAGACTcggcagagagagaggaactcatcTCCACTCAGCAGGCAACTCTGAGTGTCTGGCCAGGTATGGAGGGGAAGGTAATTGCTGTCAGAGGAAGAAAAGTGGACTCCAGCTCAGGTCTGCTTTAGGACCCAGTGATACGAGGAGtttaaagaggaggaaggagcctTTGACGAGGACTAGAAAGGAGCTGAGACAGGGATGGGGGAAAAGATGGTCTGGATAGAGAGTGACCTTCTTGCTTTTCTCTAGATGACCATGATGAAACTTGGCTTCCTGCTGTTTATCATCAAGGCCACCAGACTTTGCAGTTCAGGTGAGTATTGATGCAGGACCCCAGTTTCCTCAGGTCACCCCCTAGCTTTAAAGACAGTCGTCATTAGACTGGGTTACTTCCAGGACCTGGGACTCTGCGCCCAGAGATCAtaatcttgttgttgttgtttgtttgttgtttttgagattgtgtttttctatgtagccctgactgtcctggaactccatctatagaccagactggcctcagattcagagatctgcctggctctgctacCTGGgagctgaaattaaagatgtgggTCAACATAGCTTGGCTGattatgcctttttaaaaaacgGAAATTAAATGTAATTGTATTGTTGTaccattccttttcctccttccaacctTTCTAACTTATCTCCCACCCCCACATTCTACAACATAAAGGCctccatttgtttaactgtgGAATAGATAAGCATTTCCAATATAcagatgtatttatgtatatgtttgtattatatgtgtgtgtatatatatataaatattcctGGATATGTAAATACAACCTAGTCTATCCCCATAAAGATGATGCCTTTGAGATTAGTCTGGATGCTGATTGGTTCTTGAAGGAAATGGCCAGTGTCAATGACATCGCTgagacaggtcctggtcccaatCCTGTACTTCTGCAAGAGCTGAGTCCCATCCTAGTGACTCCTTAAGATTAGGACCTTTGCTTTAGGGTTTCAATACCAAGTGAATGGTTTAGTTTGTTCCCagagaatattttcttcaattcCACTCTCTACACAAACACAGTGGTATTTTAAAATGCGTGATTCCCGTTCACTGGGTTTTTAGTATCTTTAAGGAAAGAAACGAGTCCCTAAATGCCATCTTACATGATCTCTACATGATATATCTTTGGCAGAGGGATATGAGGCACTAGGGATCTGAGGCACAGACATACTGAATACAATCCAAAAATACTTGACTGGTAAACATGGAGCTACATCGACCTGGGTAGCTTTGACCCCAAAGTTTCCATTTGTTTGCACCCCTTTTATGTTCTCAGAGGACTTTACAGAATTGAGGCCAATTTGCAAGGCTTTTACTTCCATGGTCTCTTGGTCAGTCTCTGCACTGTCGACCTCACGACCCATGCTCCAGGCACATTAGGCTCCCTGCATTTCTCCTACCTGCAAAGCTGGAATTcactttattcttctctttcaaGACTTTAGACAAAAAGTTCTCCATACCTTCAAATCTCTTGTCTTTCTTCCTACTTAAAAATCTTGTTGATTCTCAGAGGGAGGCTTTGAGAAGTCATGGAATGAGTTTACAATGAATGACAAGGGAGGCTGGGTGCCCCATGAGTGTGAAAGTCTGCATCTTCTCTTGTTAAAGGGAACCTGGACACCAACAGCCGGACCAATTCTGTGTCTTCCCCTTTGTTCAGAAGCTGCAAGGAAATCAAGCAGGCGGTCACTGGGGCACGAGGTGAGTGATGAACATTTAAGGAGCACACTGtgatcctaacacttgggaacCTACAGCAGAGGACTAAAAGCTCAAAGTCAACctggggagaccctgtctcagaaatgcaAACACAAATCAGACTTGTCCtctgtaatcatttttcttttttttatatagaaaatgtgATCAAATGTACGTGGTGGATAAAATTTTTACTTAACCAATTTTAAGGGTTTTCAGAATCAAGAATGACTTTTACAATGGGAGGGATCACCACTATCCATCTCCAGAAGGTTTTCATTCCTTAATAAAAATTCTGTAGTCACCAAGTAACAAATTCCTATATTCCCTGTGAGCTGCTGTTTTGTTTCCTACATCTATGAATATGTCAATTCTTGTTATCTCATATAAGGTATCCGCCTCATTACATTAGCAAGCTTCAAGGTACTTAAGTGTTGTAGAAGAGTTACCttactttaaaaagattaattatTACTATATTAATGATAATATTCTTGCGCAGATGTGCGTCTGTGTTTGGGAacgtgtacatatatgtgcaggtaGGCTGgtacctgcagagtccagaagaggccaTCTAGTCCTCTTAGCTGGAGTGATAAGGACTTGTACACTGTCCAATGTGAGTGTTGGGAAGCTATCCCAaatcctctgctagagcagtacttgctcttaaccactgaggcgtTTCTCCGGTTGGCTTCATTCTCTTTGATCTATGggatatatagaaatatacacaACATATCATTCTGCTTACTAGACAGCATATATTTTGCTTATTCCTTTTTTATGTGGAGAAATACTTGACTTGTTTCTGCCACCCAGGTCTTGTTTCCAGAGCTGTAACAAACATGAATGTCCATATCTGAGTCCCTGTTCTCAGTTCTTTGGGTATCAATCAAGTGGAGTTGCTAAGTCCTTTGATAATACTATGGTTAAATTTAGGAGAAAAATCCCTGTCAGTTTGGGTAATTCCGTGTTCTGCCTCAGTCACAGAATCATGGCTTTCTGAACTCAGGCCCAATCCCAGGGACACCTGTGGTGGGACACTCAGGGTATGAGGCATTAACCACTTTTGCGGTCCCAAGAGCCATTCTGTTTCTGAAAAGAGATGGACAATGTAGCCTGCACACAGGACTGTGGACTGCTTCTCTCTACAGATGGCCTCTATTTCCTCTACACGGAGAACGATGCCATCTACCAGACCTTCTGTGACATGACCACTGCTGGTGGTGGATGGACCCTGGTGGCCAGTGTGCATGAGAACAACATGGGTGGGAAGTGCACAGTGGGCGATCGCTGGTCCAGTCAACAAGGCAGCAGAGCAGACTACCCAGAGGGGGATGGCAACTGGGCCAACTACAACACCTTTGGGACTGCAGAGGGGGCCACAAGTGATGACTACAAGGTTGGTACACTCTGTAGCCACTTGGGAAAGCGTGAGGATGTGAGTGTAGCTCAAGGATGCCCTGGAGAGGGTGGGAAGTTTGTCCTTCAACACAGGGCTGAAGAAGTGAAAAGTGCTTACCTTGAATCTCAGCATCCTTCCAAGTAGGGTTTTCAATaagtaggtggtggtggtgggaccattgtcctggggaatAATGACATCTGAACATGGCTGACCCTCTGTCCACCTGGAGCCCAGAGATACCAGCTGTGCTGGACACTGTGCATGAGGGTCTTCTGCTTAGCGAAATCTTGTCTGGTCAGTCTCAGTGTTGGTTGCTTTCCAGAACCCTGGCTACTTTGACATCCAGGCTGAGAACCTGGGGATCTGGCATGTTCCCAACAATAGCCCCCTGGAAGATTGGAGGAACAGCTCCCTGCTGCGATACCACACCTACAGTGGCTTCCTGAAGTATATGGGCCATAATCTATTTGGTCTGTACCAGGTACTCGAAACTGTTGTCTGAAGCTGTTTTTCATctgtgtggagagagaggcaggtgttTGAGGTTTGGCAGATTGTGTTCCATGTTTCCCTTATTCTAAAGTGTAATGGGCCAAGGAAGCCAAAGAGTAGGGGTATGtgtaaaagagaagagaggagaaaagtatggaggggaaagaaaagaaaaggggaggggtcTGGGGTGTCAAAGAGACACAGACAAAGGGAAGAATTCTTTCTTATCTGACTGGTTGGGAAACATCTGTTACTGAACACATGCTGTGCTTCTCTATATAGCTTAGTGTGCCTAAGATTGCCAATGCTGCCATCCTTATGCAGTGACTCCTTTTTTATTCCTTGTAGATGTACCCGGTGAAATATGGAATAGGGAAGTGTTGGACTGACAATGGCCCAGCAACACCAGTGCTCTATGACTTTGGTGATGCTCAGAAGACAGCATCTTATTACTCCCCCTATGGCCAGAGTGAGTCTCTAATGTGACTGAACCCTCTGCAGGACACGTAATAAACTCAGTTATGATAAGTAGCAGCCATTTATCATCCACCACAGCCTGCTTCTCTCTGTAAGAGTTTGTGTTTTGATTCACTCCATTTAGTTGATTGCCCTTGGGCTCTCAACTATTACTAACTCACTCTGCAGATTAAGAGACTAGAGCACTGAGTCCAGGAACTTGCCCGAGAGCACAGGGTATAAGCTGGAGAGTTGGCATTTGCATTGGGGAAACATGATTCTGAAATCTACTCTTGGCAACCTCATTATCAGTCCGAGGTTTCTTAGGAACAAACCAGGTCCATGTGCACAggataaaacaacagaaaaaaatgaagatttatttCAGTTGTTAGGATGACAGCCATGTTGCTTAATATGACTAATATGTAGCATGTGCCCTTTGTAAATGCTAAACCTGACCTCTATAATTCAAAGctcttcttatttattcttatttattcttgGGATGTAAGAAAAGTTAGCAAGATAAATGTGAACAGGACCACAACGGATGCACTTGCTAACTGCTATGACAGTTAGCCCTTGGAGATATTCAGTAGAGACCTTGCCATATCAAAAATTTCTCCACTCAAGCTCTGGCAGATGGGGACCTTTTATCAAAGACTGGCTCTTGGGGTCTGTGAATGGGAATAGATGAGGCTCCTCTGATGGGGCTGATATTTTAGACTGTATATCCTGAACCTGGCACCACTAAACTCTGGACTGACAAATATTTCTAGCATTTTCCTTGAatgctgttttctgtctcttgttttcAGCTGAATTCACTGCAGGATACATCCAATTCAGAGTGTTTAATAATGAGGGAGCAGCCAATGCTTTGTGTGCTGGGATGAAGGTCACTGGATGTAACACTGAGTTTGTAAGTCTGTAGTGACCAAAGAGACTCTTGAATAAGACTGTGTTTCTGTGCATATTGAGTATGGGAGACTGTCATGttagtgtgcatgcatatacaggTGTGTGGCCTTTCTCTATACCTTGCTTTATCTCAAGGATCAGAACTTCTGTCTAGACACAGATAATACTGTCTTGTTGAAATCTAGTCAACATTACAAACTCTTGCTTGTCACTGttgctttttgtttagattttaagACAAAACACTCAGTTACCTGGAATGAGGGTGACACTTTTATTCAGGAAGTCTGTGCAAACCTTTGGAGGCTGAAATTGTTAGAGAGTTAATCTCCACTCAGAATTAAGCTTTCAGAGTGAAACAtatcctttccattttttttggggggggggggttgtacaGATTTGTATTGTGTAAAGGGGTGACTAGGAAAGTCTTGAACATCTGGTAAACCTCACACAGGCCATTCTCCTCCCTATCACAGGGAATTTTTTTGGTTGGATGTTAGCATATCAACTAAGTGTCAAGGCAGGTGAACTCAGTTCCACTACAGCAATCTGATGATCCCTGAGCCTGTGATCATTAGACTCAtaacgttttgttttgttttgttttttaaaaatttgttcccAAAAGCACATTGAGGATGGGGCCCTTTTATTGCCACAGTGAAAGCTGTAACAAGTTAGCATGTTCTGGCCAAGCAAGGtgatgtacatctttaatcccagaactcaggtggTAGAAACAtgcaggtctctgtgaatttgaggccatcctggtctacacagtgagttccaagtcaaaaaaaaaaaaaacatattaagaccttatctttaaaaaataaattagcatgTTCTTTTGGGGTCCAGCCATCCCTAAAGTAACAGTCTGAGAATAGTGTTGTCAGTtcctggcaggtgatcctatagACTTGTGTCCATTCATTTCTCAGTCATTAGCTTGTCCCTCATCTGGTCAAGATGGAGCAGTTTTATTATCAAAGATGGCATTATCACTGTGATGTGGAATGATGGAATGGGGGAGAGCATATGGTATTGGGGGAGCagcaagctgttttcatttttggtatGTAGGATGGATGTGGGATACAGGACGAGGTCCTTTAGAAATGTTAACCTAAAGTAGATCACACAGCACTTTTACATCACAGCAGTGATAGGGGCTGTATAAGTCAAGAGCAACAATATAAAGTTTTAGTGTGCACATAAGATTGATatgatcattcttttttttttcaaaaatgacaCAGGTAGACTAGAGGTCACAGACTGTAATGGAAGAAAGACCAAgcataaggaaataaatattaaagtagtCCAATAGTCCATGGTCCAAATAAGAGCCTGATATAATGTGATGGACATTGCAGGGAACAGTGGGCACTAATGAGCTCCaaagattttaaatgtattaatattaGAACACAGAGAGTGTAAAGGGAAGTAATTTTGAATAactttatggtttttgtttgagtAGATGAATATTAAATAGTAAGCCAAGAAGTCTGGGTGATTAATATGTTTAGGATCAATGAGGGATATACAGACATATGATgttggatttttaaaacatttatttgactttgcttgtatgtgtgcacatgtatattcAAGTGATCACAGAGGTCAAAAAGACACATTTGATCCCTGGGAGTTGGAGTTAAAGTCTTATGATTTGGTGCTGGCATCTGATATGGATGGTGGGATCTGAACATTGGTTCTATGGTAGAGTAGTAAGATGTCTTAACCTTTGGGCCATCTTCCAGCCCCCAAACTACTAGCCTGTTTgggtgggattttgttttgtcttttttcagatgtatttattttatgagtatgagtgttttgcctgcatatatgtatgtgtattgctTAAGATCCCGGTGCACTtgagctagaagagggcattctATATacaggaattggagttacaacAGTTATGAgcccatatgggttctgggacccacacctggtcctctgcaagagcagcaagtgctctaaaacacagaactatctcttcagccccagtgtTACATGCTTTGATCATTGATGGCCTTTGAATATGAAGGGGGTCCCGGAGATTTGTATTGCATACAAACAACATAGTCGTTCTAGCTTGTGTAAGTACAACCTATGACATTCACGATGGCAAACTTGCCAATGAACTTCCCCCAAATAAATACCCGTTTTTAAGTTATGTGCAGCTGTAAGTAACTGTGttattaatatttgtttgttttttgtcatgTGGAGTATAAAGACCCTGAGTAGTGATTATAAATAGCAGTCCAATCTCTAAGCATTAAACTTAAGAAATATCTGGATTGGAGATAGGGATTTTTAAGCAATCAGTGAATTGTTCATAACTAAAGCTAAAGGGGTAACACAAATCATAAGTGAGTTGTAAATGTGTGCCCCCTAAGAAGTATCAATTAAGGAATTCATGAAGGAAAAGACTAGCCAAAGAAGCTGAGAACAAAGGCTCAGAGAAGTTGAAGGAAAGGTAGGAAGAGACAGTAATGCCACTGGAGTCTATGGAAGTAGGATTTATGGATCAAATAGAGCGATACTTCCAGTGCAGAATCTGATGAAGGACAAAGAATCACTCTGAACTTGGCTTTTGAGATGTCTCTGAGCTCATTAGCTATATTAGTGTGTTTTGCCTCTGTGATAAATAGCTGAGAGAAACAATACATGGAAAgaagtgtgctggctagttttttgacaacttgacaaaaactatagtcatctgagatGAGAaaacctccattgagaaaatgcctccataagagcaggctgtaggcaagcctgcagaACATTTGCTTAATTGCTGTTTGATAAATGGTGGCACCACCCTTGGTCTGGTGGCCCTAGGTTCTGTAAgcaaacagactgagcaagccacgagaaGCAAGCCATAAAGCTTCACTTCTTCATGACCTCAAcatgagttcctgcctccaggttcctgtccgaTTTGAATCCCTGTCCTGGGTTCCTTCATTGATGAACAATGATGTGaaactatgagccaaataaactcttttctcccccaagttgctGTGTTgatgatgttttgtcacagcaaatgTCACCCTGACTAAGACTAAGGACTTTGTTAGCTTGATGGTTTCCAAGATTTTAACCCATAGTCATTTGACTCTATTGCTTTTAAATCTATAGTGGGGCAGAAATATCATGCAAGAAGACATATCAGAGTAATATGACCCATGTTACAGTTTTCAAGGACCCAAGAAAGACCAGGAAAAGCCAGGGAAAGACAACCTTCAAAACATGCCACTCACACCTTCAGTGATCTATTTCCTCTAACCAGATGCCCCCTTccataccaccaccacctcccaataatCAGTTCAAGATGGTGACTCTGTTAGTGATTGACTAACTGATGAAAGCAGGGTCCTCATATTTTAGTCCCTTCCCCCAAAGTGCTGCCTCTGAATATTACTTATCTTGTGGATCAGGTCTTCAATATAACATCTTTCCATAAGGAACTTTATATCCAAAACATAACACCTCTcattgcttcttccttcccctgttTTTCAGCACTGCATTGGTGGAGGAGGATACTTCCCAGAAGGTGATCCCTTGCAGTGTGGTGACTTCTCTGCATTTGATTGGAATGGATATGGAACTCACAGTGGGTACAGCAGTAGCCGGGAGATAACTGAAGCAGCTGTGTTTCTGTTCTACCGTTGAGAACTTTGGGGTGTGGGACCCAGACTTCTCCAGTCTGTGGACtcacatgcacagaaaaaaaaataatacctagTAACTAAAATGCTAATGACATGGGAAAGGAGAATAAATCATGTTCATTGCATGTTTGGGTGTCTTCATGACTTCCTTATGTTCAGGGGTGGGAGATTTCCAGAGTTTCTGTATCCCTATTTGATTCTCCTGGGATATCGTGGATGCAGATTCTGATATagaaatacttctttttctttattcatctctcACATATTACATCCTGAcagcagcctcccctccctcctctcccagttCTTCCCTTACCCACCTCCCCCTTATAGGACAGTTGACTGGGAGTGTGCAGACCATCTGCAGAACATGTCTGTCTTTCACGTGCTCCCCAGCACTGAGTCCAGGAACTAGTTCAGTAAGGACTGCTGCACTGTGAAAAGCCAAACAGACGAGCCATGTTCTAAAACTGCAGGCTTTGCCAGTACAAAAGGGACAAGTTCTAGGAAAGCCTATCTCATGGAGCTGGGGAAGCACAGAGGAGACCCTCTACTCCAGAGAAGGCTGCCAGGAGGACCTCATTGAGAAGGTGATTTGGCTTGACTCCTGGCCTACCCTAGAGAGATATCTGGCATATGCCattattttcatggtgtcctgctggagaaatgactttgtGTTTAAGGAAATGAAcggagaaagaaaatacagtctGATGAAAGTTTCATAGTAACTGCCGAAGGAGCCATGTAAACAATGCAACAGCCTTGTTATCACACTGAGATAACACTGTGTACAAGGATGAAACCACACCTAGGAGGAAGGACTCCATTCCACTGCAGGAAAGTGCAAACAGCAGTGATACTCAGAGATCAGAGAAATGACACCAGGACAGAAGAGATGGAGCACCAGAGGAAGAGTGTACTGATCATGCATCGAATGTGTGGTCTGGGGACCACTGTAGCACTCTCAGAACTTAGCACAACTGGTGCCACGTTAGATGTACCAAGGCACCATTGTAACCTAAGAGCCCATCACATAGACCCCTACACCTGCCAAAATGAGAACAAAGTCATAATCATTATTATTTCTAGTTCTGGAATAGTCCCTAAGTGTACTAACCTTGCTCTTTTACATTTTTAGCTTTGCTTACTGCTAACTGTTTTTAATAATTGATGTGCGCCAACCAGGATATGGTTTTGTGTATAAAAAGCCAAGAACAGTAAGGCTTGTGGCTACACAATTTGGACCACATGATTTCCTGTATAGTCTGCAGTCAGTGAATAAAGACTTTCTGTTGGCTTTAAGAGTCTGTGTGTCCTCTGAAGGGCTTACTTCACAACACCATTGTCATTTGAGGATAAATTGGTCAAACCACCCTAAACTTTTTATTGACTTGTGCTGGGACTTCTCTTTCCAAAcagtgtccctccctctctcagggCTCCACTGAGCTCATTGTCCTTCTCTGTTTGAAGGACAAACAGGCACCAAATTCCTTCTTGGGCATTGCTTGTCTTTTCTGCTTGGTTAAGAAGGGAAAGGGCACTGCCCAGAAGCACTCTGAATTCTATGATGTCTCCTGCAGTGGTACTATAGTAGACGCTGAGAGGACCTGTGCAGTAAGCAGCCTAGGAATCAGGTGTCCCATGAAGCACCAGAGAAGTAACTCTGAGCAAGAGCTCATGAGTGGAGACGGGGCTGAGAGGTGGGGGAATCCGTGGGACTGAGGCTGCAGTAGGCATGACCATTGTAGGCTGAGTGGACGGATAGGATCTGCTTGGACAGAAATTGCTTGTGCAAGGGCTCTTGGGCATCCAAGCTCAAAGTTGGTGGTCTGTGAGCCACCTGGGGCTCCTCAGTGGTGTTTCCTCCAGGGGCTCCTACAAGATCACTGGGGTTTGAGGTCTGTGCATGAAAAGGTGGTATTTAAGATAAGCTTATGGCAAAATGAAGATAAACATAGATGTAGAAAGGGTGGTGTGTACAATATGACATTCATTCACAACAAAACATCCATTCACAGGGGCTAGGGAAGTAACTCATTTGATAAAGGGCTTATTCGGTGtattcagggttctctaaaggaacagtaCAGAGCAGGGGAGTGGGATTCATTAGAGTAGCTTACAAATTGTGGTCCTCATAGTCCAACAATGGATGTCTCCCAAGTCTACAAAGGAAAAGCCAAGAGCCCAGTGGATATTGAGTGCATGAGAATGGATGTCTCTACAGTCTCAGTCTGGAGGTCCCAGCAAAAACCTAGAGAGCTGTGAGTTTTCAGTCTATGTAGGAATCTCAAAGAAGTATGTTATAACACCAGCAAAGGAATGCCTCAAGTACAAGATATACAAAGTCACCAGCATGAGTgaagacaagcaggcaaagaccaaaagcttccttcttccatgtccttttatgtgggctgAC
The window above is part of the Microtus ochrogaster isolate Prairie Vole_2 unplaced genomic scaffold, MicOch1.0 UNK35, whole genome shotgun sequence genome. Proteins encoded here:
- the LOC101979638 gene encoding intelectin-1a-like, with the translated sequence MMKLGFLLFIIKATRLCSSGNLDTNSRTNSVSSPLFRSCKEIKQAVTGARDGLYFLYTENDAIYQTFCDMTTAGGGWTLVASVHENNMGGKCTVGDRWSSQQGSRADYPEGDGNWANYNTFGTAEGATSDDYKNPGYFDIQAENLGIWHVPNNSPLEDWRNSSLLRYHTYSGFLKYMGHNLFGLYQMYPVKYGIGKCWTDNGPATPVLYDFGDAQKTASYYSPYGQTEFTAGYIQFRVFNNEGAANALCAGMKVTGCNTEFHCIGGGGYFPEGDPLQCGDFSAFDWNGYGTHSGYSSSREITEAAVFLFYR